The following coding sequences lie in one Stenotrophomonas rhizophila genomic window:
- a CDS encoding DUF2968 domain-containing protein, which yields MQERKTLGSTRQRLLVGSLVLLSLGLVPQALAARAPKGEATEPARSAPVVRNTVDELRQLVDSKQLTELRTTYNGSYGASLLFNTSTLQYYAALFHDKDFWRVIKTDSVDNAEKVYRTFVQQTEELAQVYIDTTRLEAGKRYTENLVAFNEQRLRSLQQEAELQRQQSLQVSSSIQQAKQQAVTLSTDLRSTHSQLDALNQRIQALQAQQGNPALSLPTPESSAPAIAPAPTGESSNP from the coding sequence ATGCAAGAGAGAAAAACCCTGGGTTCCACCCGCCAGCGCCTGCTCGTGGGCAGCCTGGTGCTGCTGTCGCTGGGCCTGGTTCCGCAGGCACTGGCCGCGCGCGCGCCCAAGGGCGAGGCCACCGAGCCGGCGCGCAGCGCCCCGGTGGTCCGCAACACCGTGGATGAGCTGCGCCAGTTGGTCGATTCCAAGCAGTTGACCGAACTGCGCACCACCTACAACGGCAGCTACGGCGCCAGCCTGCTGTTCAACACCAGCACGCTGCAGTATTACGCCGCCTTGTTCCACGACAAGGATTTCTGGCGCGTGATCAAGACCGATTCGGTCGACAACGCCGAAAAGGTGTACCGCACCTTCGTGCAGCAGACCGAAGAACTGGCCCAGGTGTACATCGACACCACGCGCCTGGAAGCCGGCAAGCGCTACACCGAAAACCTCGTGGCCTTCAACGAACAGCGCCTGCGCAGCCTGCAGCAGGAAGCCGAGCTGCAGCGGCAGCAGTCGCTGCAGGTCAGCAGTTCGATCCAGCAGGCCAAGCAGCAGGCGGTAACGCTGAGCACCGACCTGCGCAGCACGCACAGCCAGCTCGACGCGCTGAACCAGCGCATCCAGGCGCTGCAGGCCCAGCAGGGCAATCCGGCGTTGTCGTTGCCCACGCCGGAAAGCAGCGCACCGGCCATCGCACCGGCGCCCACGGGCGAATCCAGCAACCCGTAA